One part of the Raphanus sativus cultivar WK10039 chromosome 7, ASM80110v3, whole genome shotgun sequence genome encodes these proteins:
- the LOC108860053 gene encoding uncharacterized protein LOC108860053, with the protein MYNNNNMGPQPGMPMPPQKTPQPNPFGNPFSGPGSGLIRSGLGAYGEKIFGSSSEYVQSNITRYFSDPQYYFQVNDQYVRNKLKIVLIPFLHRGHWTRISEPVVGRLSYKPPIYDINAPDLYIPLMAFGTYLVLAGFSLGLYGKFSPEALNWLFVKGMVGWFLQVMLLKITLLSLGSSESPLLDIVAYAGYAFAGLCLAVLGKIIWGYSYYVLIPWTCLCTGVFLVKTMKRVLFAEARSYDSSRHHYLLIFVALAQFPLLIWLGNISVNWLF; encoded by the exons ATGTATAATAACAACAACATGGGACCACAACCTGGGATGCCAATGCCTCCTCAGAAAACTCCTCAGCCTAACCCATTTGGCAATCCCTTCTCTGGACCTGGCTCTGGCCTTATCAGAAGCGGCTTGGGAGCTTATGGGGAGAAAATATTCGGATCCAGCTCTGAGTATGTGCAGAGCAAC ATAACTCGTTACTTCTCCGATCCACAATACTATTTTCAAGTGAATGATCAATACGTGAGGAACAAGTTGAAGATTGTTCTGATTCCTTTCCTTCATAGG GGACATTGGACTAGAATCTCAGAACCAGTTGTGGGTAGACTTTCATACAAGCCTCCTATATATGATATTAATGCCCCAGACTTATACATTCCCCTCATGGCCTTTGGCACCTATCTTGTTCTTGCTGGTTTCTCACTGGGACTCTACGGGAA GTTTTCTCCGGAAGCGCTGAACTGGCTTTTTGTGAAAGGAATGGTTGGCTGGTTTCTGCAAGTCATGCTGCTGAAGATAACGTTGCTTTCATTGGGTAGCAGCGAATCGCCTCTCTTGGACATTGTGGCATATGCAGGCTATGCTTTCGCTGGTCTCTGCTTAGCTGTTCTTGGCAAGATCATCTGGGGTTACTCTTACTATGTTTTGATTCCATGGACTTGCTTATGCACTGGGGTTTTCTTGGTGAAGACAATGAAGCGGGTTCTCTTTGCGGAAGCTAGGAGTTATGACTCAAGCAGGCATCATTATCTCTTGATCTTTGTAGCTTTAGCACAGTTTCCTCTTTTGATCTGGCTTGGTAACATTAGTGTCAATTGGCTCTTTTGA